TATGCAAGAAATTCAGAAACCCTATTTAAAATCGTTTAGAGGTTGCCGTTTGAAAATGTACAGTTATTTTCAAAAAATCAGATAATTCTACTAGGATTTTACCAGTTTTGGATTTTTTTTTGTAAAAAAAACCTACATTTATTAACGTCAAGAAAAGATTTTGACAAGCATTGCACCGCTTTGATGAACTTGACATGAAATTACTCTTTGAGTTAACAAAGGACGGTTCAATCTCTGTTCCAAATCTATCAAAGAAGCTAAACATCAATGCATCGGTGCTATACAGCCGAATAAAGCGCCTGATGAAAAAGAAACTCATCAAAAAATTCACCATAGTAATTGATGACACTCTCTTGGGATTTGGAGTAAAGGCCTCAGTTGGAATAAACCGAGATCCAAAACTAAAGGAGAGCATTCACAAGCAGCTCATGGAGATTCCAGACGTTGTATCAATCTCCGAAGTCACAGGCAGATTTGATATAATGATTCGAGTCTTTGCTGAAAATCTAGAGGCACTTCATACTGTAGTTATTGAAAAGATTGGCAAGATTGATGGAATTCAGGGAACCGAAACATTTGTCGAACTGCAAAAAACCGAAAAGGATCCGGTATATCTGATAAAATAACTACTGGAACTTTGCGTCCCATTTACCCTCATTAATCTCTGCAGTGATATCTTTAGGAGATTTTCCTTCCACCTTGATTCCAAGGCTTCTACAGGTACCAATGATGGTCTTTGCAACTGATTTGATTGATGTGGCATAAGATGTCTCTAGTTTTGTCTTTGCTACTTTTACCACTGCATCCATTGGAATATCTCCAGCAAATTCAGTGTTTGGAGTGCCTGAGCCTTTTTGAACTCCTGCCTCTTTCATGATTAATGCTGCAGCAGATGGAATGCCAATCTCAATTTCATACTTTTTGGTATCTGGATAAACTGAAACCGTAACTGGAACTTTCATTCCATCAAAGTCTTTTGTCTTTTCATTAATGGCATTGATGACTTCCATGATGTTTACACCCATTGGACCAAGTGCTGGACCTAATGGAGGACCTGCTGATGCTTGTCCGCCTGTTACGAGTGATGAAAT
This is a stretch of genomic DNA from Thermoproteota archaeon. It encodes these proteins:
- a CDS encoding Lrp/AsnC family transcriptional regulator encodes the protein MHRFDELDMKLLFELTKDGSISVPNLSKKLNINASVLYSRIKRLMKKKLIKKFTIVIDDTLLGFGVKASVGINRDPKLKESIHKQLMEIPDVVSISEVTGRFDIMIRVFAENLEALHTVVIEKIGKIDGIQGTETFVELQKTEKDPVYLIK
- a CDS encoding 50S ribosomal protein L11, which codes for MAEAQKISSLVTGGQASAGPPLGPALGPMGVNIMEVINAINEKTKDFDGMKVPVTVSVYPDTKKYEIEIGIPSAAALIMKEAGVQKGSGTPNTEFAGDIPMDAVVKVAKTKLETSYATSIKSVAKTIIGTCRSLGIKVEGKSPKDITAEINEGKWDAKFQ